One Polyangia bacterium genomic window carries:
- a CDS encoding sigma 54-interacting transcriptional regulator — translation MSEPRLSPELGRSTPSVPMTRPSVPPHALGLRHRLVVWSGDNAEARVLPGGGRVVLGRGGDVQVRIDSPSISRRHAELLIHDSQVTIRDLDSQNGTRINGERIADQRALCYGDVITLGEVFVVFSEQPTGESIGREGMPGPEAIERIVTLGDTTVLVADPSMSHVYAQIERLASTDLSVLIWGETGTGKELAATALHLWSNRAAGPFVAINCAALPDGLAESELFGHVRGAFSGAIADKPGLLETAAGGTVFLDEIGDLSLSIQSKLLRVLETRAVTRLGAVQERKIDVRVVAASHRRIDLGAKEGWFREDLYYRLNVAFLSLPPLRARPRELARLAERFVNQARRALGHPPVAITPAALQRLMNHSWPGNIRELKNMMEYLAVTHRGGPIDLDVVAAVLENSGATVARESAAELAAALALAPPPAPSTPVSLAESNREHERARLQAALDLTGGNKTKAAKLLGVPLRTFMTKVKKHGL, via the coding sequence ATGAGTGAGCCGCGTCTTTCCCCCGAGCTTGGTCGGTCCACGCCGTCGGTGCCGATGACCCGGCCGTCAGTGCCACCGCACGCGCTCGGTTTGCGCCATCGCTTGGTGGTGTGGTCGGGCGACAATGCCGAGGCGCGCGTCTTGCCGGGCGGGGGCCGCGTGGTGCTGGGGCGGGGCGGCGACGTCCAGGTCCGCATCGACTCTCCTTCTATTTCACGCCGCCACGCCGAGTTACTGATCCACGACAGCCAAGTGACCATCCGCGATCTGGACAGCCAGAACGGCACTCGCATAAACGGTGAGCGCATCGCCGATCAACGCGCCTTGTGTTACGGCGACGTTATTACGTTGGGCGAGGTGTTCGTGGTCTTCTCCGAGCAACCGACCGGCGAGTCAATCGGCCGGGAAGGCATGCCCGGACCGGAGGCCATCGAACGAATCGTCACCCTGGGCGATACCACCGTGCTGGTCGCCGATCCGTCGATGAGCCACGTGTACGCGCAGATCGAACGCCTGGCGTCGACCGATCTATCGGTGCTGATCTGGGGTGAGACCGGCACCGGCAAAGAGCTGGCGGCGACCGCATTGCACCTGTGGTCGAATCGAGCGGCGGGACCTTTCGTGGCCATCAATTGTGCCGCCTTGCCCGACGGCCTCGCTGAAAGCGAATTGTTCGGCCACGTCCGCGGCGCGTTCTCGGGCGCCATCGCGGACAAACCCGGCCTGCTGGAGACCGCCGCCGGAGGCACAGTGTTCCTGGACGAGATCGGCGATCTGTCGCTGTCCATTCAAAGCAAACTGCTGCGCGTTCTTGAGACGCGCGCCGTGACCCGCCTGGGCGCCGTGCAAGAACGGAAGATCGACGTGCGCGTGGTGGCGGCGTCGCACCGGCGGATCGATCTGGGCGCCAAAGAGGGTTGGTTCCGCGAGGATCTGTACTATCGCTTGAACGTGGCGTTTCTGTCTTTGCCGCCGCTGCGCGCGCGCCCGCGCGAGCTGGCCCGGCTGGCCGAGCGCTTTGTCAACCAAGCCCGCAGAGCGCTCGGCCATCCCCCGGTGGCGATCACGCCGGCGGCGCTGCAGCGGTTGATGAACCACTCCTGGCCCGGCAACATTCGCGAGCTCAAGAACATGATGGAGTATCTGGCCGTCACCCACCGCGGTGGTCCCATCGATCTGGACGTCGTCGCGGCAGTCCTGGAAAACAGCGGCGCCACGGTGGCTCGCGAATCAGCGGCCGAGCTGGCCGCTGCGCTGGCGCTGGCGCCTCCGCCGGCACCGTCGACGCCGGTCTCGCTGGCGGAGAGCAATCGTGAGCACGAGCGGGCGCGCCTGCAAGCCGCCCTGGACCTCACCGGCGGCAACAAAACCAAGGCCGCCAAGCTGCTGGGCGTCCCCTTGCGGACGTTCATGACCAAGGTCAAAAAGCACGGCCTTTAG
- a CDS encoding di-heme oxidoredictase family protein, translating into MSRTRMMATALLAVSARQTVHIAAVGALLSGPSFAGCGRGANIGAGGTTGGGNDPAPSGSGGFVAGGGGASGTGSSDAGTAGGAGGGSVGTGVPPACVGNAGTAPALPASFVPDCGGCHSAFGAAANPLVPNLFTSTAAGGSVASAAAFLAQVRAPTGGTLMPAFAAAAISDAEIQSIYNYFKAGTPAATATCAGEDGKSSANLGACSGQALTFAPLFVSTTSAAKPISYIDPTTHHLIFRGAGRVRFRHEMEETYAIYHDHYFEDRTFEYILDDSIPAGGTTIGVTFLPDVNQYYSKQKLAGGQQGGADLNIRAWKIYGGVDGNAFATNAGGAANNVLPMGCEADPNAASCNTQRYTFTITRNDREHRAIQMGDQLQIEFGIFAARYDVGNGSHVRNILPLPGGCTLNGPPFTNGCYTQANYYSDSFRYVVGKGTVTPFNQDCTMSVPPEYEGTGQDFPHPYDCSAGGPVAKAIAAGQIKDRSGPDEAGWSGGAATMPYLRWRHDLYYSQMSPNILGENAANFVQGRRLFHTDYSTGKHIEANNDLPDADTAVHANLSGPLFNQVTCEGCHSHNNRGVPPAAGAPFDSVVVKLFGPGKDEHGGPTPDPNYGKQLQPKAIGGAVAEGSAAFQFQTVAGTFDDGTAYTLTKPSTVFTGASGGAPAAYSIRLARPLIGMGLLEAIPEADILAHADPTDCDHDGIKGVPNLVFDPEDGKMHLGRLGWKASKASVRHQVAEALNLDIGVTTSVFPRHDCGANQTACTAADRPTPELADADLDRLVTYMRALAVPPRRDLKDPQVARGEGLFAQMGCVSCHVPNQHTGPAPFVELQDQVIHPYSDLLLHDMGAELSDNSVGEYVATPSMWRTPPLWGIGLCDEVAAGYQKDQTLNPAPNQGPCHYLHDGRAASLLEAVLWHGGEASAVKARVLHLPSADREALVAFLKSL; encoded by the coding sequence ATGTCGCGCACCCGAATGATGGCGACAGCGCTTCTCGCTGTCAGCGCCCGTCAGACAGTCCACATCGCCGCGGTCGGGGCTTTGTTGTCAGGGCCGTCGTTCGCCGGCTGCGGCCGCGGCGCCAATATCGGAGCGGGCGGGACCACGGGCGGGGGAAATGATCCCGCCCCATCGGGCAGCGGCGGCTTCGTCGCCGGCGGGGGCGGCGCGAGTGGGACTGGGTCATCCGACGCCGGCACGGCCGGCGGCGCTGGTGGTGGCAGCGTGGGAACCGGTGTACCGCCTGCCTGCGTGGGCAACGCGGGCACCGCCCCGGCCTTGCCGGCCAGTTTTGTCCCCGACTGCGGTGGCTGTCACAGTGCCTTCGGCGCCGCGGCTAATCCGTTGGTGCCGAATCTGTTCACCAGCACTGCCGCAGGCGGTAGCGTGGCCAGCGCGGCGGCTTTTCTCGCCCAGGTTCGCGCGCCCACCGGTGGGACCTTGATGCCCGCCTTCGCCGCCGCGGCGATTTCCGACGCCGAGATACAATCGATTTACAATTATTTCAAAGCTGGCACCCCGGCGGCGACGGCGACCTGTGCCGGTGAGGACGGGAAAAGCAGCGCCAATCTGGGAGCGTGTTCGGGGCAGGCGTTGACCTTCGCGCCGCTGTTTGTATCCACCACCAGCGCGGCCAAACCGATCTCGTACATCGATCCGACCACCCACCACCTCATCTTTCGCGGCGCCGGCCGGGTGCGCTTTCGGCACGAGATGGAAGAGACGTACGCCATTTATCACGACCATTATTTCGAGGACCGCACCTTCGAATACATTCTCGACGACAGCATCCCCGCCGGCGGCACCACCATCGGCGTGACGTTCCTGCCCGACGTCAACCAGTACTACAGCAAACAAAAGCTGGCCGGCGGTCAGCAAGGCGGGGCCGATCTGAACATCCGGGCCTGGAAGATCTACGGCGGCGTCGACGGCAATGCCTTCGCCACCAACGCCGGCGGGGCGGCGAACAACGTGCTGCCCATGGGTTGCGAGGCCGATCCGAACGCCGCCTCCTGCAACACGCAGCGGTACACCTTCACCATCACGCGCAACGACCGCGAACACCGCGCCATCCAGATGGGCGATCAGCTGCAGATCGAGTTCGGCATCTTCGCCGCCCGCTACGACGTCGGCAACGGCAGCCACGTGCGCAACATCCTGCCGCTGCCGGGCGGCTGCACGCTGAACGGTCCGCCGTTCACCAACGGCTGCTACACCCAGGCGAACTACTATTCAGACTCGTTCCGGTACGTGGTGGGGAAGGGGACGGTGACCCCGTTCAACCAGGACTGCACGATGTCCGTCCCACCCGAGTACGAGGGCACCGGCCAGGATTTTCCACATCCCTACGACTGTTCCGCCGGCGGACCTGTCGCCAAGGCCATCGCCGCCGGCCAGATCAAAGATCGCAGCGGCCCCGACGAAGCGGGCTGGTCGGGCGGCGCCGCGACGATGCCGTACCTGCGCTGGCGGCACGATCTGTATTACTCGCAGATGTCGCCGAATATTCTGGGTGAAAACGCCGCCAATTTTGTCCAGGGCCGTCGTCTCTTTCACACCGACTACAGCACCGGCAAGCACATCGAGGCGAACAACGACTTGCCCGACGCGGACACCGCGGTGCACGCCAACCTGAGCGGTCCGCTCTTCAACCAGGTGACCTGCGAAGGCTGTCATTCGCACAACAACCGCGGCGTGCCGCCGGCCGCCGGGGCGCCGTTCGATTCGGTGGTGGTGAAGCTCTTCGGGCCCGGCAAGGATGAACACGGCGGGCCGACGCCTGATCCAAATTATGGAAAGCAGCTACAACCGAAGGCCATCGGCGGTGCGGTGGCGGAAGGATCGGCGGCCTTCCAGTTCCAGACCGTGGCCGGCACGTTCGACGACGGGACCGCCTATACGCTGACCAAACCGAGCACGGTCTTCACCGGCGCCAGCGGCGGCGCACCGGCGGCGTACTCGATCCGGCTGGCGCGGCCGCTGATCGGCATGGGCTTGCTGGAGGCCATTCCCGAGGCGGACATCCTGGCCCACGCCGATCCCACCGATTGCGATCACGACGGGATCAAAGGCGTCCCGAACCTGGTTTTCGATCCCGAAGACGGCAAGATGCACCTCGGACGTCTGGGTTGGAAGGCGTCGAAAGCCAGCGTGCGCCACCAGGTCGCCGAGGCGCTGAACCTGGACATCGGCGTCACCACCAGCGTCTTTCCCCGGCACGACTGTGGAGCCAACCAAACCGCATGCACAGCGGCGGACAGACCAACGCCGGAACTCGCCGACGCCGATCTCGATCGTTTGGTGACGTACATGCGCGCATTGGCGGTGCCGCCGCGCCGCGATCTCAAGGATCCGCAGGTAGCGCGCGGCGAGGGCCTGTTCGCCCAGATGGGCTGCGTGAGCTGCCACGTGCCCAACCAGCACACCGGCCCCGCGCCGTTTGTGGAGCTGCAAGATCAGGTCATCCACCCCTACAGCGACCTTTTGTTGCACGACATGGGCGCAGAGCTGTCGGACAACAGCGTCGGCGAATACGTCGCCACTCCGTCGATGTGGCGGACGCCGCCCTTGTGGGGCATCGGTCTTTGCGACGAGGTGGCGGCCGGATACCAGAAGGATCAGACGCTGAACCCGGCGCCCAATCAGGGCCCATGCCATTATCTTCACGACGGCCGGGCGGCCAGTTTGCTGGAGGCGGTGCTGTGGCACGGTGGCGAAGCGTCGGCGGTCAAGGCCCGCGTGCTGCATCTGCCCAGCGCCGATCGGGAGGCGCTGGTAGCGTTTCTGAAGTCGCTTTAG
- the trxA gene encoding thioredoxin, translated as MTGSLVRVCPGCGAKNRTPYEHLSHLGHCGACKATLPPMAEPIDADTARFDEIIGASPVPVLVDFWAPWCGPCRVAGPQVKKVAETMAGRAVVLKVNTDQQPDLAQRFHVQGIPNFLVLSRGQVVSQQAGLVDAQQMQRWLEKAATTAAR; from the coding sequence ATGACGGGTTCGCTGGTGCGCGTGTGTCCTGGGTGTGGCGCAAAGAACCGAACGCCGTACGAACATTTGTCTCACCTTGGGCACTGCGGCGCCTGCAAAGCGACGCTGCCCCCGATGGCCGAGCCGATCGACGCCGACACCGCGCGCTTTGACGAGATCATCGGCGCGTCGCCGGTGCCAGTGCTGGTGGATTTCTGGGCGCCGTGGTGCGGGCCGTGTCGGGTGGCGGGGCCGCAAGTGAAGAAGGTGGCCGAAACGATGGCCGGCCGCGCCGTGGTGTTGAAGGTGAACACCGATCAGCAACCGGACCTGGCCCAGCGTTTTCACGTCCAAGGGATCCCGAATTTTCTGGTTCTCAGTCGCGGGCAGGTGGTGTCGCAACAGGCGGGCCTGGTCGACGCGCAGCAAATGCAGCGCTGGCTGGAGAAGGCCGCGACGACCGCCGCGCGCTGA
- a CDS encoding glycosyltransferase, with the protein MAPAAGLRSLLMVDLSIILPSYRNAALALRSVGELGRFLHGQPLSWEIVIIDDGGGDFSEEPRSPHGPVKLIRFPENRGKGAAVRAGMLAASGRSRFFTDVDLPFELSVFLPATRYLLDRRYHLVVGDRTLQDSRYHLDIGVKRRAASFLFSQFVSKLVTGGFFDTQCGFKGFRGDVAQALFSRTIIDRFAFDVEVLYLALRHRLDIKRVPVVLRNNETSSVRLVRDSSRMLLDIFRIKAHQVAGHYRDQDLSDLLSRDLAEDAQGSPASGAGQPGSAARG; encoded by the coding sequence ATGGCGCCGGCGGCCGGTCTGCGTAGTCTGCTGATGGTCGATCTATCGATCATTCTGCCGTCCTATCGCAATGCCGCACTGGCGCTGCGCTCGGTCGGCGAGCTGGGGCGGTTCCTGCACGGCCAGCCGCTGTCGTGGGAGATCGTGATCATCGACGACGGCGGCGGCGATTTCTCCGAGGAGCCGCGCAGCCCGCACGGACCGGTGAAGCTGATTCGCTTTCCCGAAAACCGGGGCAAAGGTGCGGCGGTTCGCGCCGGCATGCTGGCGGCCAGCGGGCGCAGCCGGTTCTTCACTGACGTGGATCTGCCCTTCGAGCTGTCGGTCTTTCTGCCGGCGACTCGTTACCTTCTGGATCGGCGATACCACCTGGTGGTCGGCGATCGGACGCTGCAGGATTCGCGTTACCACCTGGACATCGGAGTCAAACGGCGCGCGGCCTCGTTCCTGTTTTCTCAGTTCGTCAGCAAGCTGGTGACCGGCGGTTTCTTCGACACCCAATGTGGCTTCAAGGGTTTTCGCGGCGACGTCGCGCAGGCGTTGTTCTCGCGCACGATCATCGATCGCTTCGCCTTCGACGTCGAGGTGCTGTACCTGGCCTTGCGCCACCGCCTGGACATCAAGCGGGTGCCGGTGGTGCTGCGAAACAACGAGACGTCCAGCGTGCGTTTGGTGCGCGATTCCAGCCGCATGTTGCTGGACATCTTTCGCATCAAGGCGCACCAGGTGGCCGGCCACTATCGCGACCAGGACCTCAGCGATCTGCTGTCGCGCGATCTGGCGGAGGACGCCCAGGGTTCGCCGGCTTCAGGCGCCGGTCAGCCAGGATCGGCCGCGCGCGGTTAG
- a CDS encoding class I SAM-dependent methyltransferase, with translation MERRGDTVPISGDYQHKARTQGRAVQRFWHYEKERVIRKFSAPAPGEHVLDVGCGSGVVSDLLASFGAEVTGVDINAEAISFAEATYHRPNLRFRRALVEDLPYPDGSIDRVYCLEVIEHLYEPQVRNLLATFHRLIRPGGALTLTTPNYRGFWPAIEIALDRLHLAPPLAEHQHVTKFHRGSLRRLLTETGWQIERLSTFCTFAPFVSALSWPAAEQCAALEDKADVPFGSLLLTVARRSSDLPDGAGGRSA, from the coding sequence ATGGAACGTCGAGGTGACACGGTTCCCATCAGCGGGGACTATCAACACAAGGCGCGCACGCAAGGCCGCGCCGTGCAGCGCTTTTGGCACTACGAGAAAGAGCGCGTGATCCGCAAATTCAGCGCGCCCGCGCCGGGCGAGCACGTTCTGGACGTCGGCTGCGGGTCGGGCGTGGTGTCCGATCTGCTGGCCTCGTTCGGGGCCGAGGTGACCGGCGTGGACATCAACGCCGAAGCCATCTCCTTCGCGGAGGCCACCTATCACCGACCGAACCTGCGTTTTCGCCGGGCGTTGGTGGAAGACTTGCCGTATCCCGACGGCTCGATCGATCGGGTCTACTGTCTCGAAGTGATCGAACACCTTTACGAGCCGCAGGTGCGCAACCTGCTGGCCACGTTTCATCGGTTGATTCGTCCCGGCGGCGCGCTGACGCTGACCACCCCCAACTATCGAGGATTCTGGCCGGCGATCGAGATCGCTCTGGATCGGTTGCACCTGGCGCCGCCGCTGGCCGAACACCAGCACGTCACCAAGTTTCACCGCGGCAGCTTGCGCCGTCTGCTGACCGAGACCGGCTGGCAAATCGAGCGGCTGTCGACGTTCTGCACCTTCGCTCCGTTTGTCAGCGCCCTCAGCTGGCCGGCGGCAGAACAGTGCGCCGCGCTGGAAGACAAGGCGGACGTTCCGTTCGGCAGCTTGCTGCTGACGGTGGCGCGTCGGTCGAGTGATCTGCCAGATGGCGCCGGCGGCCGGTCTGCGTAG
- a CDS encoding DUF1552 domain-containing protein yields MKALSRRTVLRGAGGIAVALPFLDAMTQPRRARAAGVAKRFIVFFSANGTILDNWTPGGADTAFTFSPILMPLAAHRDRLLIMRGLNNEVSYNTPGSNGHDLSMGTMLSAMPMIIGPSGLGRADHIIDGTAGGPSIDQVIAKSIGAGKRFTSLALGVQSTSTILEPMVTKMSYRAVSDPIIPEDDPSRAFASLFGDTQATQAMIMATQKRRGTILDAVLADLTSVSSIVGAGDKAKLDAHTTSIRELEKQLLTAGSASQSCQGVTPTAPTVSLKPYSCLQDARPATCVGDFASIGQAQMDIMALALACDLTRVATLQWSTAESTVVHSEISVTQEHHLMSHDDVTNAGALSQVHTWYAQQFSGLLDRLAAVTDADGQTLLDGSVVFWVNELSRGTVHDRRDLPYVLAGQGNGALRTGRYVHFNGDPHNKLFAAFQNMFGISSTGFGDPRFPGVLTGLG; encoded by the coding sequence GTGAAGGCGCTCAGCCGGCGTACTGTTTTGCGCGGGGCCGGTGGGATCGCCGTCGCCCTGCCGTTCCTCGACGCCATGACCCAGCCGCGGCGGGCGCGGGCGGCGGGCGTCGCCAAGCGCTTCATCGTGTTCTTCAGCGCCAACGGCACCATCCTGGACAACTGGACGCCGGGCGGTGCCGACACCGCGTTCACCTTCTCGCCCATCTTGATGCCGCTTGCCGCCCACCGCGATCGGCTGTTGATCATGCGCGGGCTCAACAATGAGGTCTCGTACAACACGCCGGGCAGCAACGGTCACGACCTGTCGATGGGAACGATGCTGAGCGCGATGCCGATGATCATCGGCCCCAGCGGCCTTGGCCGCGCCGACCACATCATCGACGGCACCGCGGGCGGCCCGTCGATCGATCAGGTGATCGCCAAGTCGATCGGTGCAGGCAAGCGGTTCACCTCGCTGGCGCTGGGGGTGCAGTCGACCAGCACCATCCTTGAGCCGATGGTCACCAAGATGTCCTACCGGGCGGTGAGTGATCCGATCATTCCCGAGGACGATCCGTCGCGGGCGTTCGCCTCGCTGTTCGGCGACACCCAGGCCACGCAGGCGATGATCATGGCCACGCAGAAGCGGCGCGGAACCATCCTGGACGCGGTGCTGGCTGATCTGACCAGCGTCTCCTCCATCGTGGGCGCCGGCGACAAGGCCAAACTGGACGCGCACACGACGTCGATCCGCGAGCTGGAAAAGCAGCTGCTCACCGCGGGCAGCGCCTCGCAAAGCTGCCAGGGCGTCACGCCGACGGCGCCCACTGTCAGCCTGAAGCCGTACAGTTGCCTGCAGGACGCGCGGCCGGCGACGTGCGTGGGCGACTTTGCCAGCATCGGCCAGGCCCAGATGGACATCATGGCGCTGGCGCTGGCCTGCGATCTCACCCGCGTCGCGACCCTGCAGTGGTCGACGGCCGAGAGCACGGTCGTGCACTCCGAGATTTCGGTGACACAAGAGCACCACCTGATGTCGCACGACGATGTCACCAACGCCGGTGCGCTGTCGCAGGTCCACACCTGGTACGCGCAGCAGTTCAGCGGGCTACTTGATCGGCTGGCGGCGGTCACCGACGCCGACGGCCAGACGCTGCTGGATGGTTCGGTGGTCTTCTGGGTCAACGAGCTTTCGCGCGGGACCGTGCACGACCGTCGCGACCTGCCGTACGTGCTGGCCGGGCAGGGCAACGGCGCCCTGCGGACCGGGCGCTATGTTCATTTCAACGGCGATCCGCACAACAAACTCTTCGCCGCTTTTCAGAACATGTTCGGGATCTCGTCGACCGGCTTCGGCGATCCCCGCTTCCCGGGCGTCCTGACCGGTCTCGGCTAG
- a CDS encoding DUF1592 domain-containing protein, whose protein sequence is MKVSCARGAGRGTFIISWVIAASTTVVVGCTGAVGGRATPGTTTGAAGMPGGPGGGSGSGNGSGSGGAPGMGGAMALPLMPGRAPLRRLSRVEYNNTVHDLLGDTTQPAQQFEPDTLADGFTNNADTQNVGTNLAQQYLGAAEALSLTATKNLVGLMGCDPTTAGDACVRMFVTRFGQRAWRRPLAAAEVDALDAVYTKGRVDFDVPTSVQMILQAFLVSPKFLYRVEHTGGAAPGTTVASLTSWEIASRLSYFLIGSMPDDALFTAAAADQLSTPDQIAAQARRLLSATSGPVTERIAQFFSEWLHLVNVASLQKDMKAFPTFTATLGPAMLQETQSFVTHTIFGGPGDLGTLLTAPYTYATPEIAALYGTAAPAADGKLMLDPKQRAGLLTQPALMATFAKADSTDPVHRGKFIFEDLLCGSVPPPPSNVNITPPVITPNTTARQRFAQHDSVAACAACHIFMDPIGLAFENYDGMGRWRDTEGGQAIDVSGKLTGTDVDGPFVGAVQLAQKLASSAQVSACAVRELFRFGFGRFETPEDAPTLSQLGSGFGTSRQKVVDLMVAMTQVPAFLKLEVTP, encoded by the coding sequence ATGAAAGTGTCATGCGCTCGGGGGGCGGGTCGCGGGACGTTCATCATTTCGTGGGTGATTGCTGCCTCCACCACCGTCGTTGTGGGTTGTACCGGTGCGGTCGGCGGGAGAGCCACGCCGGGGACCACCACGGGCGCTGCGGGCATGCCCGGCGGCCCAGGGGGCGGCTCGGGCAGCGGTAACGGCAGCGGCAGCGGCGGCGCGCCGGGCATGGGCGGGGCGATGGCGTTGCCGCTGATGCCGGGACGGGCACCGTTACGCCGCCTGTCGCGGGTGGAATACAACAACACTGTCCATGATCTCCTGGGTGACACCACCCAGCCAGCCCAACAGTTCGAACCCGACACGCTGGCTGACGGCTTTACCAACAACGCCGATACCCAGAACGTCGGGACCAACCTGGCGCAACAGTATTTGGGAGCCGCCGAGGCCCTGTCGCTGACCGCCACCAAGAATCTGGTCGGATTGATGGGCTGCGACCCGACCACTGCTGGCGATGCTTGCGTGCGGATGTTCGTGACCCGCTTCGGGCAGCGCGCCTGGCGCCGGCCGCTGGCGGCGGCAGAGGTCGACGCCCTGGACGCCGTCTATACCAAGGGCCGCGTCGACTTCGATGTCCCGACCAGCGTGCAGATGATCCTGCAGGCTTTCCTGGTCTCGCCGAAGTTTCTTTATCGCGTCGAGCACACGGGGGGCGCGGCGCCGGGCACGACCGTGGCGTCGTTGACGTCATGGGAGATCGCTTCGCGGCTATCCTATTTTCTGATCGGTTCGATGCCGGACGACGCGCTTTTTACCGCGGCCGCGGCGGATCAGCTCAGCACGCCCGACCAGATCGCCGCGCAGGCCCGCCGCCTCTTGAGCGCCACCAGTGGCCCGGTCACCGAGCGCATTGCGCAGTTCTTCTCCGAATGGCTGCACCTGGTGAACGTCGCCAGCCTGCAAAAGGACATGAAGGCCTTTCCCACCTTCACGGCGACGCTGGGCCCGGCGATGTTGCAGGAGACGCAATCGTTCGTCACCCACACCATCTTCGGCGGCCCGGGCGATCTCGGCACGTTGCTGACGGCGCCGTACACCTACGCGACGCCAGAAATTGCCGCTCTTTATGGAACGGCGGCGCCCGCTGCTGACGGCAAGCTGATGCTCGATCCCAAACAGCGCGCTGGCCTTCTGACCCAACCGGCGCTGATGGCCACCTTCGCCAAGGCCGATTCAACGGATCCCGTCCATCGCGGCAAGTTCATCTTCGAGGATTTGTTGTGCGGCAGCGTTCCGCCACCGCCCAGCAACGTGAACATCACGCCGCCGGTGATCACGCCGAACACCACCGCGCGCCAGCGCTTTGCCCAGCACGATTCGGTGGCGGCGTGCGCCGCCTGTCACATCTTCATGGACCCGATCGGCCTGGCGTTCGAAAATTACGACGGCATGGGCCGCTGGCGCGACACCGAAGGCGGGCAGGCCATCGATGTGTCGGGCAAGCTGACTGGCACCGACGTCGATGGTCCGTTCGTCGGGGCGGTGCAACTGGCGCAGAAGCTGGCCAGCAGCGCGCAGGTCTCCGCTTGCGCCGTGCGCGAGCTGTTCCGCTTCGGCTTCGGACGCTTCGAGACGCCCGAGGACGCGCCCACGTTGAGCCAGCTCGGCAGCGGGTTTGGAACCAGTCGTCAGAAGGTGGTGGATCTGATGGTAGCGATGACCCAAGTGCCAGCCTTCTTGAAGCTGGAGGTGACGCCGTGA
- a CDS encoding DUF1345 domain-containing protein: MSKQTAKAHGQRKHQALSRTFTALVAGVLTAAIISPRMGIALRLVAGWDGVALVMSGLAWWTIFRSTPQETRRRAAGEDPGRTTVWVLILMASTLSLFATTVVVRQARTLAPEARDVFVALCIVAVISSWVLTHTGYTLRYAHLYYRDDAEGEGGLLFPSATTPAPPPAYIDFAYFAFTVGMCFQVSDVTVCSRQIRRAVMVHALLSFAYNTVILAVAVNLVVGIFG; encoded by the coding sequence ATGTCCAAGCAGACAGCGAAGGCGCACGGCCAGCGCAAGCACCAAGCGCTCAGTCGGACCTTCACGGCGCTGGTCGCCGGCGTGTTGACGGCTGCGATCATCTCGCCGCGGATGGGCATCGCGCTGCGGTTGGTGGCAGGCTGGGACGGCGTCGCGCTGGTCATGAGCGGTCTCGCCTGGTGGACGATCTTCCGATCGACCCCACAGGAAACCCGGCGCCGCGCCGCCGGTGAGGATCCGGGTCGCACCACGGTCTGGGTTCTGATCCTGATGGCCAGTACCCTCAGCCTGTTTGCCACCACCGTGGTCGTGCGCCAGGCCCGGACGCTGGCGCCGGAGGCACGCGACGTGTTCGTGGCGCTGTGTATTGTGGCGGTGATCTCCTCCTGGGTGTTGACGCACACCGGATACACCCTTCGCTATGCCCACCTTTATTATCGAGACGACGCCGAAGGGGAGGGCGGCTTGTTGTTTCCGTCGGCGACCACGCCCGCGCCGCCGCCGGCCTATATCGACTTTGCGTACTTCGCCTTCACCGTGGGGATGTGTTTCCAGGTCTCCGACGTCACCGTGTGCAGCCGGCAGATTCGCCGCGCGGTGATGGTCCACGCCTTGCTGTCGTTTGCCTACAACACCGTGATCTTGGCGGTGGCGGTCAATCTGGTGGTGGGCATCTTCGGCTAA